The following proteins are encoded in a genomic region of Palaemon carinicauda isolate YSFRI2023 chromosome 19, ASM3689809v2, whole genome shotgun sequence:
- the LOC137658978 gene encoding uncharacterized protein, with amino-acid sequence MLTLYKSMVRSLVEYCCLLWNPQSVSDIEELEGVQRTFTARIARAQHLNYWERLKKLSIMSLQRRRERYILLHMWKILHGSVSNDLKIKFVSRPRTGFKAVVPPLRGGVAAYNQSRYDKSFAVIGPRLWNCLPVHINKIGEFEPFKRKLSSLLQRIPDKPPVKGYTSPNTNSILDWRMDPATLELWGGQDS; translated from the coding sequence ATGCTAACTTTGTACAAGTCTATGGTACGCAGTCTAGTAGAGTACTGTTGTCTTCTGTGGAATCCCCAAAGTGTGTCGGACATCGAAGAACTGGAAGGAGTTCAGCGGACTTTTACTGCACGAATTGCACGGGCTCAGCATCTCAACTACTGGGAGAGACTCAAGAAACTATCCATCATGTCACTGCAACGCCGACGAGAACGGTATATCCTGCTACACATGTGGAAGATTCTCCATGGATCAGTCAGCAACGACTTGAAGATCAAGTTTGTGTCTAGGCCTCGGACTGGCTTTAAAGCAGTCGTTCCTCCTCTGCGAGGGGGCGTGGCAGCCTATAACCAGAGTCGATATGACAAGTCTTTCGCTGTCATTGGCCCACGTCTCTGGAACTGCCTCCCAGTACACATTAACAAGATTGGAGAATTCGAGCCATTCAAAAGAAAACTCTCATCTTTACTCCAGCGAATTCCTGACAAGCCTCCTGTTAAGGGGTATACATCTCCTAACACCAACTCAATCCTGGACTGGAGGATGGATCCAGCTACATTGGAGCTATGGGGCGGTCAAGATAGTTGA